A genomic window from Cupriavidus metallidurans CH34 includes:
- the ppnP gene encoding pyrimidine/purine nucleoside phosphorylase — MSQFDNVSVVKKANLYFDGKCVSHTVTFADGTRKTLGVIFPAALTFNTGAPEIMEINAGVCRVRLAGSDEWKTYGAGQQFDVPGNSSFDIEVTETLDYVCHFG, encoded by the coding sequence ATGAGCCAGTTCGACAACGTATCCGTGGTCAAGAAGGCCAACCTGTATTTCGATGGCAAGTGCGTTAGCCATACGGTGACCTTTGCCGACGGCACCCGCAAGACGCTCGGCGTCATTTTCCCGGCCGCGCTGACGTTCAACACCGGTGCGCCAGAAATCATGGAAATCAATGCCGGCGTCTGCCGCGTGCGTCTGGCGGGTTCGGACGAGTGGAAGACCTATGGCGCTGGTCAGCAGTTTGACGTGCCGGGCAACAGCAGCTTCGATATCGAAGTGACCGAGACCCTGGATTACGTCTGCCACTTCGGTTAA
- the argF gene encoding ornithine carbamoyltransferase: MSPTPIKHYLQFSDLSADEYEYLLDRARILKAKFKNYETWHPLHDRTLAMIFEKNSTRTRLSFEAGIHQLGGHAVFLNTRDSQLGRGEPIEDAAQVISRMVDIIMIRTFGQEIIDRFAKHSRVPVINGLTNEYHPCQVLADVFTYIEQRGTIAGKTVAWIGDANNMAYTWIQAAERLDFTFHFSAPPGYQLDPAMVPDWAASRVKVFDNPLDACQGAHLVTTDVWTSMGFEAENDARKRAFKDWMVTTAMMDRAADDALFMHCLPAHRGEEVEAAVIDGPRSVVWEEAENRLHVQKALMEYLLCGRY, from the coding sequence ATGAGCCCAACCCCGATCAAGCATTACCTCCAGTTCAGCGATCTCAGTGCCGACGAGTACGAGTACCTGCTGGACCGCGCGCGGATCCTCAAGGCGAAGTTCAAGAACTACGAAACGTGGCACCCGTTGCATGACCGCACGCTGGCCATGATCTTCGAGAAGAATTCCACGCGCACGCGCCTGTCGTTCGAAGCCGGCATCCACCAGCTCGGCGGTCACGCGGTGTTCCTGAACACCCGCGATTCGCAACTGGGCCGTGGCGAGCCGATCGAGGATGCCGCCCAGGTGATCTCGCGCATGGTCGACATCATCATGATCCGCACGTTCGGACAGGAAATCATCGACCGCTTCGCCAAGCACTCGCGCGTGCCGGTGATCAACGGGCTCACCAACGAATACCACCCGTGCCAGGTACTGGCCGACGTGTTCACGTACATCGAACAGCGCGGCACCATCGCCGGCAAGACCGTGGCGTGGATCGGCGATGCCAACAACATGGCCTACACCTGGATCCAGGCCGCCGAGCGCCTTGATTTCACGTTCCATTTCTCGGCGCCTCCGGGCTATCAGCTCGATCCGGCGATGGTGCCGGACTGGGCCGCATCGCGCGTGAAGGTGTTCGATAATCCGCTCGACGCCTGCCAGGGCGCGCATCTGGTCACCACCGATGTGTGGACCAGCATGGGCTTCGAGGCCGAGAACGATGCGCGCAAGCGTGCATTCAAGGATTGGATGGTGACGACCGCGATGATGGATCGCGCCGCGGACGACGCCCTGTTCATGCACTGCCTGCCCGCGCACCGTGGCGAGGAAGTGGAAGCGGCGGTGATCGACGGCCCGCGTAGCGTGGTGTGGGAAGAAGCCGAGAACCGTCTGCACGTGCAGAAGGCGCTGATGGAATACCTGCTCTGCGGCCGCTACTAA